One genomic segment of Oceanivirga salmonicida includes these proteins:
- a CDS encoding autoinducer 2 ABC transporter substrate-binding protein — MKKISKFVTRFVSTILLLGAFVACGKKEEIQTAKKENKKLTIAIMPKLVGIPYFNQTSEGAEKAGKDLGVEVIYTGPTKADAAEQVKMIEDLINRGVDAIAVAPNDPAAVIPVLQKAKAAGIVVLDWDTPTDIAIVDASVRQIDDKEIGEKIIQKLVEYMGTDEGDYAIVTGGLSAENLNKWIQFGLDYSKEHYPKLNLVTDKIPTDEKQQEAYSKTLDLIKAYPNIKGIAGYSTVAPLGVAQAIREKGLQDKIAVVGNAVKEDAQDFLSDGSLDAGVLWNPKDLGYLTISVAKALLEGKELKDGMEAEGFGKISVKEGKIIIMGPSSVYEK, encoded by the coding sequence ATGAAAAAAATTAGTAAATTTGTTACACGTTTCGTATCAACAATTTTATTATTAGGTGCATTTGTTGCATGTGGTAAAAAAGAAGAGATTCAGACTGCTAAAAAAGAAAATAAGAAATTAACTATTGCTATTATGCCTAAATTAGTAGGAATTCCTTATTTTAATCAAACAAGTGAAGGAGCTGAAAAAGCAGGAAAAGATTTAGGGGTAGAAGTAATATATACAGGTCCTACAAAAGCAGATGCTGCAGAACAAGTTAAAATGATTGAAGATTTGATCAATAGAGGAGTAGATGCTATTGCAGTTGCTCCAAATGATCCAGCAGCGGTTATACCTGTATTACAAAAAGCAAAAGCTGCTGGTATAGTTGTATTAGACTGGGATACTCCAACAGATATTGCAATAGTTGATGCTTCTGTTCGTCAAATTGATGATAAAGAAATAGGAGAAAAAATTATACAAAAATTAGTAGAATATATGGGAACAGATGAAGGGGATTATGCAATAGTAACTGGTGGATTATCAGCAGAAAACTTAAATAAGTGGATACAATTTGGATTGGATTATAGCAAAGAACATTATCCAAAATTAAATTTGGTAACAGATAAAATACCTACTGATGAAAAACAACAAGAGGCTTATTCAAAAACTTTGGATTTAATTAAAGCTTATCCTAATATTAAAGGAATTGCAGGATATTCAACTGTAGCTCCATTAGGAGTTGCTCAAGCTATAAGAGAAAAAGGATTACAAGATAAAATTGCAGTAGTAGGAAATGCAGTTAAAGAAGATGCTCAAGATTTTTTAAGTGATGGTTCATTAGATGCTGGTGTATTATGGAATCCAAAAGATTTAGGATATTTGACAATAAGTGTTGCTAAAGCTTTGTTAGAAGGTAAAGAATTAAAAGATGGTATGGAAGCTGAGGGATTTGGTAAAATTTCAGTTAAAGAAGGTAAAATTATAATAATGGGACCATCTTCAGTATATGAAAAATAA